A stretch of Penaeus vannamei isolate JL-2024 chromosome 18, ASM4276789v1, whole genome shotgun sequence DNA encodes these proteins:
- the LOC113817871 gene encoding rhodopsin: MSHVGSEPSALAFFGGSDGSFGAGDSVGDKYTNPYGNYTVVDTVPEDMLHLIHPHWYQFPPLNPLWYALVGMFVFMCACLSLTGNFTVMYIFSTTKALRTPANYYVVNLAFSDFMLMFCMCPPLLVNSYYNTWVFGPTGCWVYAAIGSLTGCCSIYTMIAITMDRYNVIVKGIGGKPLTTGRAMLNILLCWLTSAFWTFVPFFGWGKYTPEGNMTACGTDYFSMDISNLTYLYLYTFWCYLLPFFVIVYFYAYIVKAVSEHEKQMKEQAARMGVKSLRGDKDSQKKSNDCKLAKIALMTVALWFMAWTPYAIINMAGFNYPSIVTPLFSIWGSVFAKANTVYNPIVYAISHPKYKSALYEKMPWLRCQGEPADDDSKSSVSNSTCAEDKA; the protein is encoded by the exons ATGTCGCACGTGGGAAGCGAACCCAGCGCCCTGGCCTTCTTTGGAGGCAGCGATGGCTCCTTTGGGGCCGGAGATTCCGTCGGAGACAAGTACACGAATCCCTACGGCAACTACACCGTGGTGGACACCGTTCCTGAGGACATGCTGCACCTCATCCACCCTCACTGGTACCAGTtccctcctctcaaccccctGTGGTATGCTCTGGTGGGCATGTTTGTCTTCATGTGcgcctgcctctccctcaccgGCAACTTCACTGTCATGTACATCTTCAGCACCACCAAGGCCTTGCGTACACCCGCCAATTACTACGTGGTAAATCTTGCTTTCTCGGACTTCATGCTCATGTTCTGCATGTGTCCACCACTCCTCGTCAACAGCTATTACAACACGTGGGTCTTCGGGCCCACAGGCTGTTGGGTCTACGCCGCCATTGGCTCCCTCACCGGCTGCTGCTCCATCTACACCATGATCGCCATCACTATGGACAGATATAATGTCATCGTAAAG GGTATTGGCGGAAAACCTCTTACCACTGGCCGTGCAATGCTCAACATCTTGCTCTGCTGGCTCACGTCCGCCTTCTGGACCTTCGTGCCCTTCTTCGGCTGGGGGAAGTACACCCCCGAGGGCAATATGACCGCCTGCGGGACCGACTATTTCTCCATGGACATCAGCAACTTGACTTACCTTTATTTGTACACATTCTGGTGTTACCTCTTGCCTTTCTTCGTCATCGTATATTTCTACGCTTACATCGTGAAGGCAGTGTCTGAGCACGAAAAACAGATGAAGGAACAGGCTGCTAGAATGGGCGTCAAGAGCCTGCGAGGCGACAAGGACTCCCAGAAGAAGTCCAACGACTGCAAACTGGCCAAGATCGCTCTGATGACCGTGGCCCTGTGGTTCATGGCCTGGACCCCCTACGCGATCATCAACATGGCGGGCTTCAACTACCCTTCCATCGTGACGCCGCTCTTCTCCATCTGGGGCTCCGTCTTCGCCAAGGCCAACACCGTCTACAACCCCATCGTCTACGCCATCAGCCATCCCAAGTACAAGTCGGCCCTGTACGAGAAGATGCCCTGGCTCCGCTGCCAGGGTGAGCCAGCCGACGACGACTCAAAGTCCTCCGTCTCGAACTCGACCTGCGCCGAGGATAAGGCTTAA